In Streptomyces chartreusis, the following proteins share a genomic window:
- a CDS encoding Ppx/GppA phosphatase family protein, producing the protein MRLGVLDVGSNTVHLLVVDAHPGARPLPAHSHKADLRLAQLLDGSGAIGPDGVDRLIGVVHEALQAAEDKGVEEVLPFATSAVREASNADDVLARVMDETGVRLQVLTGAEEARLTFLAARRWFGWSAGKLLVLDIGGGSLEIAYGMDEEPDAAVSLPLGAGRLTAGWLPGDPPDPEDIRALRRHARAQIARTVGEISRFGAPDHVVATSKTFKQLARIAGAARSAEGLYTQRELKRESLEAWVPRLAGMTTAQRAELPGVSEGRAGQLLAGALVAEGAMDLFGVETLEVCPWALREGVILRKLDQMTVG; encoded by the coding sequence ATGAGACTCGGTGTCCTCGACGTGGGATCGAACACGGTGCATCTGCTGGTGGTGGATGCGCACCCCGGCGCACGCCCGCTGCCCGCGCACTCGCACAAGGCGGACCTGCGCCTGGCCCAACTCCTCGACGGCAGCGGAGCCATCGGACCCGACGGGGTCGACCGGCTGATCGGCGTCGTCCACGAGGCGCTCCAGGCCGCCGAGGACAAGGGTGTCGAGGAAGTCCTGCCGTTCGCCACGTCCGCGGTGCGCGAGGCGAGCAACGCCGATGACGTACTCGCACGGGTGATGGACGAGACCGGGGTACGCCTCCAGGTCCTCACCGGCGCGGAGGAGGCCCGGCTGACCTTCCTCGCCGCCCGGCGCTGGTTCGGCTGGTCGGCCGGAAAGCTCCTCGTGCTGGACATCGGCGGCGGCTCCCTGGAGATCGCGTACGGCATGGACGAGGAGCCGGACGCGGCGGTGTCGCTGCCGCTCGGCGCCGGACGGCTGACCGCCGGGTGGCTGCCGGGGGATCCGCCGGACCCCGAGGACATACGGGCACTGCGCCGGCACGCGCGCGCACAGATCGCTCGCACGGTCGGCGAAATCAGCCGCTTCGGCGCGCCGGACCACGTGGTCGCGACGTCCAAGACCTTCAAGCAGCTGGCCCGCATCGCCGGCGCCGCACGCTCCGCCGAGGGCCTGTACACCCAGCGCGAGCTGAAGCGGGAGTCCCTGGAGGCCTGGGTGCCGCGGCTGGCCGGGATGACCACGGCCCAGCGCGCGGAACTGCCGGGCGTCTCCGAGGGCCGCGCCGGACAGCTGCTCGCCGGGGCGCTGGTGGCCGAGGGCGCGATGGACCTGTTCGGCGTGGAGACGCTGGAGGTCTGCCCCTGGGCGCTGCGCGAGGGCGTGATCCTGCGGAAGCTGGACCAGATGACGGTGGGCTGA
- a CDS encoding BACON domain-containing protein, producing the protein MMSSTPDTTTRTTGAHRAHREARDRAAARTLAQRPPARYEPYLDGLFTYCLSVLCDHDTATAALGDVLALAERRGQRVPETAADRRPWLYALARWACLRKLAEAKQKRTGSHAAGRHGAHRPTGAQPTGKPVTEETQEQRRRELALLAWPEAAGTTPEQREALELAVRHHLAAAEVAAVLGLDLAAARELLASAACEVERTRAALAVVETGACPSVARLTGDNQVVLGTALRRELVRHVDDCPRCRRTAERAIPGRWPGAAVTPAELPVLPAPRAALHMALAHHPGARGAAVPRFDRRGFPMDPKDRAARRDRLRARAVTTTVVATVVAAPVIALWAAYRGTPTGEGVEGGAASASEAHDPGALEGDSAGGGYENAGNASTAPGGRFGDPGSDVLVEVVGVSGASAGNLDVSADHSGDTTLVTLTATGSKPVRWSASTGAHWLYLSRSSGTLAPGESLTIKVYVDQLREPSGFWSARVAISPAGAVVAIEGYGTAPSPSDPGQGPGPDPLPSDPTDPGTPSDPPPSSSGPDPTPTTPDPPDPTPGDPTPSDPTDPGTPSDPPPSSSDPAPSDPSGSSDPTSSTPPPGGSAEPGPSGP; encoded by the coding sequence ATGATGAGCAGCACTCCGGACACCACGACCCGCACCACCGGCGCGCATCGGGCGCACCGGGAGGCGCGTGATCGTGCGGCGGCGCGCACATTGGCGCAGCGTCCGCCCGCGCGCTACGAGCCTTATCTGGACGGGCTGTTCACCTACTGCCTGTCCGTCCTGTGCGACCACGACACCGCGACCGCCGCCCTCGGCGACGTCCTCGCGCTCGCCGAGCGCCGCGGTCAGCGCGTGCCCGAGACCGCCGCCGACCGGCGCCCCTGGCTGTACGCGCTGGCCCGCTGGGCGTGTCTGCGCAAGCTGGCCGAGGCCAAGCAGAAACGTACGGGCAGTCATGCGGCGGGCCGGCACGGCGCGCATCGGCCGACCGGCGCGCAACCCACCGGAAAGCCCGTCACCGAGGAGACCCAGGAGCAGCGGCGCCGCGAACTCGCCCTGCTCGCCTGGCCGGAGGCCGCCGGCACCACCCCGGAGCAGCGCGAGGCCCTCGAACTGGCCGTGCGCCACCACCTCGCCGCGGCCGAGGTCGCCGCCGTCCTGGGCCTGGACCTGGCCGCCGCGCGCGAGCTGCTCGCCTCCGCCGCCTGCGAGGTGGAGCGCACCCGCGCGGCCCTCGCCGTCGTCGAGACCGGCGCCTGCCCGAGCGTGGCCCGGCTGACCGGCGACAACCAGGTCGTGCTCGGCACGGCCCTGCGCCGCGAACTCGTCCGGCACGTCGACGACTGCCCCCGCTGCCGCCGCACCGCCGAGCGCGCGATCCCCGGCAGGTGGCCCGGCGCGGCCGTCACCCCCGCCGAGCTGCCCGTCCTTCCGGCGCCCCGCGCGGCCCTGCACATGGCCCTCGCGCACCACCCAGGCGCGCGGGGTGCCGCCGTGCCGCGCTTCGACCGGCGCGGATTCCCCATGGATCCGAAGGACCGTGCCGCCCGCAGGGACCGGCTACGCGCGCGTGCCGTCACCACGACCGTCGTCGCCACCGTGGTCGCCGCCCCGGTCATCGCCCTGTGGGCCGCCTACCGGGGCACCCCGACCGGCGAGGGCGTCGAAGGCGGCGCGGCCAGCGCCAGCGAGGCGCACGACCCGGGCGCACTCGAGGGAGACAGCGCGGGCGGCGGCTACGAGAACGCGGGCAACGCCAGCACCGCCCCCGGCGGCCGCTTCGGCGACCCCGGCTCGGACGTCCTCGTCGAGGTCGTCGGCGTCAGCGGCGCGAGCGCGGGGAACCTGGACGTGAGCGCCGACCACAGCGGCGACACCACTCTCGTCACCCTCACGGCGACGGGCAGCAAGCCGGTGCGCTGGTCGGCGAGCACCGGCGCGCACTGGCTGTATCTGAGCCGGTCGTCGGGAACGCTCGCGCCGGGCGAGTCGTTGACGATCAAGGTGTACGTCGACCAGCTGCGCGAGCCGTCCGGGTTCTGGAGCGCGCGGGTGGCGATCTCACCGGCCGGTGCCGTCGTCGCCATCGAGGGCTACGGCACCGCCCCGAGCCCCTCCGACCCCGGTCAGGGGCCCGGCCCCGACCCCTTGCCGAGCGACCCGACCGATCCCGGGACGCCCAGCGACCCGCCGCCCTCGTCCTCCGGGCCCGACCCGACGCCGACGACCCCGGATCCGCCGGACCCGACCCCGGGCGACCCGACGCCGAGCGACCCGACCGATCCCGGGACGCCCAGCGATCCACCGCCCTCGTCGTCCGACCCGGCGCCGTCGGATCCGTCCGGTTCCTCCGACCCGACGAGCTCGACCCCGCCGCCCGGCGGGAGCGCGGAGCCCGGCCCGTCGGGGCCGTAG
- the radA gene encoding DNA repair protein RadA, with translation MAARTKTTKDRPSYRCTECGWQTAKWLGRCPECQAWGTVEEYGAPAVRTTAPGRVTSSALPIGQIDGRQATARSTGVPELDRVLGGGLVPGAVVLLAGEPGVGKSTLLLDVAAKSASDEHRTLYVTGEESASQVRLRADRIGALDDHLYLAAETDLSAVLGHLDAVKPSLLILDSVQTVASPEIDGAPGGMAQVREVAGALIRASKERGMSTLLVGHVTKDGAIAGPRLLEHLVDVVLHFEGDRHARLRLVRGVKNRYGATDEVGCFELHDEGITGLADPSGLFLTRRAEPVPGTCLTVTLEGRRPLVAEVQALTVDSQIPSPRRTTSGLETSRVSMMLAVLEQRGRISALGKRDIYSATVGGVKLSEPAADLAVALALASAASDTPLPKNLVAIGEVGLAGEVRRVTGVQRRLAEAHRLGFTHALVPGDPGKIPTGMKVLEVADIGDALRVLPRSRRREAPREAEDRR, from the coding sequence ATGGCTGCCCGTACCAAGACCACGAAGGACCGACCGTCCTACCGCTGCACCGAGTGCGGCTGGCAGACGGCCAAGTGGCTCGGCCGCTGCCCCGAGTGCCAGGCATGGGGGACGGTCGAGGAGTACGGCGCGCCCGCGGTCCGTACGACGGCGCCGGGCCGGGTGACGTCGTCCGCGCTGCCGATCGGGCAGATCGACGGACGGCAGGCGACCGCGCGCTCCACCGGCGTGCCGGAGCTGGACCGCGTCCTCGGCGGCGGACTGGTGCCCGGGGCCGTCGTCCTCCTCGCGGGCGAGCCCGGCGTCGGCAAGTCCACCCTGCTGCTGGACGTGGCGGCCAAGTCGGCGAGCGACGAGCACCGCACGCTGTACGTCACCGGTGAGGAGTCGGCGAGCCAGGTGCGGCTGCGGGCCGACCGCATCGGCGCCCTCGACGACCATCTGTACCTCGCGGCCGAGACCGATCTGTCCGCCGTGCTGGGCCACTTGGACGCGGTGAAGCCGTCCCTGCTCATCCTCGACTCGGTGCAGACGGTCGCCTCCCCCGAGATCGACGGCGCGCCCGGCGGCATGGCCCAGGTCCGGGAGGTGGCCGGCGCCCTGATCCGCGCCTCCAAGGAGCGCGGGATGTCCACCCTCCTCGTGGGCCACGTCACCAAGGACGGCGCCATCGCAGGACCCCGCCTCCTGGAGCACCTCGTGGACGTGGTCCTCCACTTCGAGGGCGACCGGCACGCGCGCCTGCGTCTCGTGCGAGGCGTCAAGAACCGCTACGGCGCGACCGACGAGGTCGGCTGCTTCGAACTGCACGACGAGGGCATCACGGGCCTCGCCGACCCGAGCGGACTCTTCCTGACCCGTCGCGCCGAACCGGTCCCCGGCACCTGCCTGACCGTCACCCTGGAGGGCCGCCGCCCCCTGGTGGCCGAGGTGCAGGCGCTCACCGTCGACTCCCAGATCCCCTCGCCCCGCCGCACGACGTCCGGTCTGGAGACCTCGCGGGTGTCGATGATGCTGGCCGTGCTGGAGCAGCGGGGCCGCATCAGCGCGCTCGGCAAGCGGGACATCTACTCCGCGACGGTCGGCGGCGTGAAGCTCTCGGAGCCCGCGGCCGACCTCGCCGTCGCCCTCGCACTGGCCTCCGCAGCCAGTGACACACCTCTCCCCAAGAACCTCGTCGCGATCGGCGAGGTCGGGCTCGCGGGCGAGGTCAGACGGGTCACGGGCGTGCAGCGCAGGCTCGCCGAGGCGCACCGTCTGGGCTTCACGCACGCCCTCGTCCCGGGCGACCCCGGCAAGATCCCGACGGGCATGAAGGTGCTGGAAGTGGCCGATATAGGAGACGCGCTCCGGGTCCTTCCGCGCTCGCGTAGGCGAGAGGCCCCACGGGAGGCGGAGGACCGCCGGTAG
- the disA gene encoding DNA integrity scanning diadenylate cyclase DisA, which produces MAANDRAAAPGKSGGSSGADGLMRASLSAVAPGTALRDGLERVLRGNTGGLIVLGFDKTVESMSTGGFVLDVEFTATRLRELCKLDGGIVLSSDLSKILRAGVQFVPDATIPTEETGTRHRTADRVSKQVGFPVVSVSQSMRLIALYVDGQRRVLEDSAAILSRANQALATLERYKLRLDEVAGTLSALEIEDLVTVRDVSAVAQRLEMVRRIATEIAEYVVELGTDGRLLALQLDELIAGVEPERELVVRDYVPEPTAKRSRTVDEALYELDALTHAELLELPTVARALGYTGSPEALDSAVSPRGFRLLAKVPRLPGAIIDRLVEHFGGLQKLLAASVDDLQTVDGVGEARARSVREGLSRLAESSILERYV; this is translated from the coding sequence GTGGCAGCCAACGACCGGGCAGCAGCTCCCGGAAAGTCCGGCGGGAGTTCCGGTGCCGATGGCCTGATGCGCGCCTCACTGAGCGCGGTGGCTCCCGGCACCGCCTTGCGCGACGGGCTCGAACGCGTCCTGCGCGGCAACACCGGCGGACTCATCGTGCTCGGCTTCGACAAGACCGTCGAGTCGATGAGCACGGGCGGATTCGTCCTGGATGTCGAGTTCACGGCGACGCGACTGCGTGAGCTGTGCAAGCTCGACGGCGGCATCGTCCTGTCGTCCGACCTGTCGAAGATCCTTCGCGCGGGTGTGCAGTTCGTGCCGGACGCGACGATCCCCACGGAGGAGACCGGCACCCGGCACCGCACGGCGGACCGGGTCAGCAAGCAGGTCGGCTTCCCGGTCGTCTCGGTCTCCCAGTCGATGCGGCTGATCGCGCTCTACGTCGACGGTCAGCGCCGCGTCCTGGAGGACTCGGCGGCGATCCTGTCCCGCGCCAACCAGGCCCTCGCGACCCTGGAGCGCTACAAGCTCCGCCTGGACGAGGTCGCGGGAACGTTGTCAGCGCTGGAGATCGAGGACCTGGTGACGGTCCGCGACGTCTCGGCGGTGGCGCAGCGCCTGGAGATGGTCCGGCGCATCGCGACCGAGATCGCCGAGTACGTGGTGGAGCTGGGCACCGACGGCCGTCTTCTCGCCCTCCAGCTGGACGAGTTGATCGCGGGTGTGGAGCCCGAGCGTGAGCTCGTGGTGCGCGACTACGTCCCCGAGCCGACGGCCAAGCGCTCCCGCACGGTCGACGAGGCGCTGTACGAACTGGACGCGCTCACCCACGCCGAGCTCCTCGAACTGCCCACGGTGGCAAGGGCGTTGGGCTACACCGGCTCCCCGGAGGCGCTGGACTCGGCGGTCTCGCCGCGCGGCTTCCGCCTGCTGGCCAAGGTGCCCAGGCTGCCCGGCGCGATCATCGACCGCCTGGTGGAGCACTTCGGCGGCCTCCAGAAGCTGCTCGCCGCCAGCGTGGACGACCTCCAGACGGTCGACGGCGTCGGCGAGGCCCGGGCACGCAGCGTCCGCGAGGGCCTGTCGCGGCTGGCGGAGAGCTCGATCCTGGAACGGTACGTCTAG
- a CDS encoding A/G-specific adenine glycosylase, giving the protein MTAPTKPSPDSTGDALSGSPVGDDSLHSPVIDWFDENARDLPWRRPEAGPWGVMVSEFMLQQTPVNRVLPVYEQWLSRWPRPADLAKEAPGEAVRAWGRLGYPRRALRLHGAAVAIAERHGGDVPTDHSQLLALPGIGEYTAAAVASFAYGQRHPVLDTNVRRVLARAVTGVQYPPNATTAAERKLARALLPDDERTASRWAAASMELGALVCTAKNESCHRCPIAAQCAWRLAGKPEHDGPPRRGQTYAGTDRQVRGKLLAVLRDAHTPVPQAALDRVWHEPVQRARALDGLVSDGLVEPLPGGMYRLPLS; this is encoded by the coding sequence ATGACTGCGCCCACGAAACCCTCACCCGACAGCACCGGCGACGCCCTCTCAGGCTCCCCCGTCGGAGACGACTCGCTGCACAGCCCCGTCATCGACTGGTTCGACGAGAACGCCCGCGATCTCCCCTGGCGGCGCCCCGAGGCCGGCCCCTGGGGCGTGATGGTCAGTGAGTTCATGCTCCAGCAGACGCCGGTGAACCGCGTCCTCCCCGTCTACGAGCAGTGGCTGTCCCGCTGGCCCCGCCCCGCCGACCTGGCCAAGGAGGCACCCGGCGAAGCCGTCCGCGCCTGGGGCCGGCTCGGCTACCCGCGCCGCGCGCTGCGCCTGCACGGCGCCGCCGTCGCCATAGCGGAACGGCACGGCGGGGACGTACCCACCGACCACTCCCAGCTCCTCGCGCTGCCCGGCATCGGCGAGTACACGGCCGCCGCCGTGGCGTCGTTCGCGTACGGCCAGCGGCACCCCGTCCTGGACACCAACGTCCGCCGGGTCCTCGCCCGCGCCGTCACCGGCGTGCAGTACCCGCCGAACGCCACCACCGCCGCCGAACGCAAGCTCGCCCGTGCCCTGCTCCCCGACGACGAGCGCACCGCGTCCCGCTGGGCCGCCGCCTCCATGGAGCTCGGCGCGCTGGTGTGCACCGCGAAGAACGAGTCGTGCCACCGCTGCCCGATCGCCGCGCAGTGCGCCTGGCGGCTCGCGGGCAAGCCGGAGCACGACGGCCCGCCGCGGCGTGGTCAGACGTACGCCGGGACCGACCGTCAGGTGCGCGGCAAGCTGCTCGCCGTGCTGCGCGACGCCCACACCCCCGTTCCACAGGCGGCGCTCGACCGTGTGTGGCACGAGCCGGTGCAGCGCGCCCGCGCGCTGGACGGCCTCGTCTCGGACGGACTGGTGGAGCCGCTGCCGGGCGGGATGTACCGGCTGCCGCTGAGCTGA
- a CDS encoding SigE family RNA polymerase sigma factor — protein sequence MAQGEVLEFEEYVRTRQDALLRSARRLVPDPVDAQDLLQTALVRTYHRWDGIADKRLADAYLRRVMINTRTEWWRARKLEEVPTEQLPDASVEDSTEQHADRALLMDIMKVLAPKQRSVVVLRHWEQMSTEETAAALGMSAGTVKSTLHRALARLREELESRDLDARALEREERERCAA from the coding sequence ATGGCGCAGGGCGAGGTGCTCGAGTTCGAGGAGTACGTCCGCACCCGGCAGGACGCGCTGCTGCGCAGTGCCCGCCGACTGGTCCCGGACCCGGTCGACGCGCAGGACCTGCTCCAGACCGCGCTGGTGCGGACGTACCACCGCTGGGACGGCATCGCCGACAAGCGGCTCGCCGACGCCTACCTGCGCCGCGTCATGATCAACACGCGGACCGAGTGGTGGCGTGCGCGCAAGCTGGAGGAGGTGCCGACCGAGCAGCTCCCGGACGCCTCCGTCGAGGACTCCACCGAGCAGCACGCGGACCGCGCCCTGCTGATGGACATCATGAAGGTTCTTGCACCCAAGCAACGCAGCGTCGTCGTGCTGCGACACTGGGAGCAGATGTCCACGGAGGAGACCGCCGCGGCCCTCGGAATGTCGGCCGGAACGGTCAAGAGCACGCTGCACCGGGCGCTCGCCCGGCTCCGCGAGGAGCTGGAGAGCCGCGATCTGGACGCACGCGCGCTGGAGCGTGAGGAGCGGGAGCGTTGCGCGGCCTAG
- the cseB gene encoding two-component system response regulator CseB: protein MADQTHVLFVEDDDVIREATQLALERDGFAVTAMPDGLSGLEAFRTDRPDIALLDVMVPGLDGVSLCRRIRDESTVPVIMLSARADSIDVVLGLEAGADDYVTKPFDGAVLVARIRAVLRRFGHAGRTDRVDESDPAATGGLLTFGDLEVDTEGMEVRRDGQPVALTPTEMRLLLEFSSAPGTVLSRDKLLERVWDYGWGGDTRVVDVHVQRLRQKIGQDRIETVRGFGYKLKA from the coding sequence ATGGCAGACCAGACCCACGTCCTGTTCGTCGAGGACGACGACGTCATCCGCGAGGCCACCCAGCTCGCCCTGGAGCGGGACGGCTTCGCGGTGACCGCCATGCCCGACGGGCTGTCGGGTCTGGAGGCGTTCCGCACGGACCGGCCCGACATCGCGCTGCTGGACGTGATGGTGCCGGGTCTTGACGGGGTCAGCCTGTGCCGCCGTATCCGCGACGAGTCGACCGTGCCGGTGATCATGCTGTCGGCGCGTGCCGACTCGATCGACGTGGTGCTGGGCCTGGAGGCCGGCGCCGACGACTACGTCACCAAGCCGTTCGACGGTGCCGTGCTGGTCGCGCGGATCCGGGCGGTGCTGCGCCGCTTCGGGCACGCGGGCCGCACGGACCGGGTGGACGAGAGCGACCCCGCGGCCACCGGCGGCCTGCTGACCTTCGGTGACCTGGAGGTCGACACCGAGGGCATGGAGGTGCGCCGGGACGGGCAGCCCGTCGCGCTCACACCGACCGAGATGCGGCTGCTGCTGGAGTTCTCCTCGGCGCCGGGCACGGTGCTGTCGCGGGACAAGCTGCTGGAGCGGGTGTGGGACTACGGCTGGGGCGGGGACACGCGGGTGGTCGACGTCCATGTGCAGCGGCTGCGGCAGAAGATCGGCCAGGACCGTATCGAGACGGTCCGTGGCTTCGGCTACAAACTGAAGGCCTGA
- the cseC gene encoding two-component system sensor histidine kinase CseC has translation MRVRGMGGGRIAIRTGLRWKLSAAIALVGALVAVVLSLVVHNQARVSMLDSARDLADERIQIAQRSYEQSKRLNFPNLTIDDPELPAALREKVEEGRRATYVTDTPSGAPDIWAAVPLNNGHVLSLRTGFTDRSDHILNRLDQAMIIGSIAVVLGGSALGVLIGGQLSRRLRKAAAAANQVASGEPDVRVRDAIGGVVRDETDDLASAVDAMADALQQRLEAERRVTADIAHELRTPVTGLLTAAELLPPGRPTELVLDRAKAMRTLVEDVLEVARLDSASERAELQDILLGEFVSRRVAAKDPAIEVRVVHESEVTTDPRRLERVLFNLLANAARHGRPPIQVTVEGRVIRVRDHGPGFPEHLIADGPSRFRTGSSDRAGHGHGLGLTIAAGQARVLGARLTFRNIRPPGTPDPVPAEGAVAVLWLPEHAPTATGSYPMLP, from the coding sequence ATGCGGGTGAGAGGCATGGGCGGCGGCCGGATCGCCATACGTACGGGGCTGCGGTGGAAGCTGAGCGCGGCGATCGCGCTGGTCGGCGCCCTGGTGGCGGTCGTACTGAGCCTCGTCGTGCACAACCAGGCCCGGGTCTCGATGCTGGACAGCGCGCGTGACCTCGCGGACGAGCGCATCCAGATCGCCCAGCGCAGCTACGAGCAGTCCAAGCGGCTGAACTTCCCCAACCTCACGATCGACGACCCGGAGCTGCCGGCGGCGCTGCGGGAGAAGGTCGAGGAGGGCCGGCGGGCGACCTACGTCACCGACACCCCGAGCGGCGCGCCCGACATCTGGGCGGCCGTACCCCTCAACAACGGACACGTCCTGTCGCTGCGCACCGGCTTCACCGACCGCAGCGACCACATCCTCAACCGCCTCGACCAGGCGATGATCATCGGCTCGATCGCGGTGGTGCTCGGCGGCAGCGCGCTCGGGGTGCTCATCGGCGGACAGCTGTCGCGGCGGCTGCGCAAGGCTGCGGCCGCGGCGAACCAGGTCGCGAGCGGCGAGCCGGACGTCAGGGTGCGGGACGCCATCGGCGGTGTCGTACGGGACGAGACCGACGATCTCGCGAGCGCGGTGGACGCCATGGCGGACGCGCTCCAGCAGCGGCTGGAGGCGGAGCGCCGGGTCACCGCGGACATCGCGCACGAGCTGCGGACGCCGGTCACCGGGCTGCTGACGGCGGCCGAGCTGCTGCCGCCCGGACGGCCCACGGAACTGGTCCTGGACCGGGCGAAGGCCATGCGCACGCTGGTCGAGGACGTCCTGGAGGTGGCCCGCCTGGACAGTGCGTCGGAGCGGGCCGAGCTGCAGGACATCCTGCTGGGCGAGTTCGTCAGCCGGCGGGTCGCCGCCAAGGACCCCGCCATCGAGGTGCGGGTCGTGCACGAGTCGGAGGTCACCACCGACCCGCGGCGCCTGGAGCGCGTGCTGTTCAATCTGCTGGCCAACGCGGCACGGCACGGCAGGCCGCCGATCCAGGTCACGGTCGAGGGCCGGGTCATCCGGGTCCGCGACCACGGCCCCGGGTTCCCGGAGCATCTGATCGCCGACGGCCCCAGCCGCTTCCGCACCGGCAGCAGCGACCGCGCGGGCCACGGCCATGGCCTCGGTCTGACGATCGCCGCAGGTCAGGCCCGGGTTCTCGGGGCCCGGCTGACCTTCCGCAACATTCGCCCGCCGGGCACCCCGGACCCGGTGCCGGCCGAGGGCGCGGTGGCCGTCCTCTGGCTCCCGGAGCACGCGCCGACGGCCACGGGGAGCTACCCGATGCTGCCGTAG
- a CDS encoding VOC family protein, with product MIKGLGITTVWTFDQARTKAFFTEKIGFEVRNDLSMGEMRWVTVGAKGQPDVELALMSLDGPGLDPESSEALKKLVAKGVIGAGAFHTDDCREDYETFKARGVEFIQEPQERPYGIEAIFRDDNGNWYSLTERSEELDFSKSFE from the coding sequence ATGATCAAGGGGCTGGGCATCACCACCGTCTGGACGTTCGACCAGGCGCGCACCAAGGCGTTCTTCACGGAGAAGATCGGCTTCGAGGTGCGCAACGACCTGTCCATGGGCGAGATGAGGTGGGTCACCGTGGGGGCGAAGGGGCAGCCGGACGTCGAGCTCGCGCTGATGAGCCTGGACGGACCCGGCCTCGACCCCGAGTCCTCCGAGGCGCTGAAGAAGCTCGTCGCGAAGGGGGTCATCGGCGCCGGGGCGTTCCACACCGACGACTGCCGCGAGGACTACGAGACGTTCAAGGCACGCGGGGTCGAGTTCATCCAGGAGCCCCAGGAGCGGCCGTACGGCATCGAGGCGATCTTCCGTGACGACAACGGCAACTGGTACTCGCTGACCGAGCGGAGCGAGGAGCTCGACTTCTCGAAGTCCTTCGAGTGA
- a CDS encoding helix-turn-helix transcriptional regulator, with product MDKVRQLRLAKDAMDREWADPALDLDAVAAHAGYSRYHFVRAFKEVYGETPGQYLTHRRIERAEEYLRVANLTVTEICHLVGFSSLGTFSAKFKARTGLSPSEYRDKHVGRGAALIPGCYAMLWTGGFRQRDSSSEEQRDSSSEAQQDSNSEEAR from the coding sequence ATGGACAAGGTGCGGCAGCTGCGGCTGGCCAAGGACGCCATGGACCGGGAGTGGGCCGACCCCGCCCTCGATCTGGACGCCGTGGCCGCACACGCCGGGTACTCGCGGTATCACTTCGTGCGGGCCTTCAAGGAGGTCTACGGCGAGACACCCGGCCAGTATCTGACCCACCGGCGGATCGAGCGGGCCGAGGAGTATCTGCGGGTCGCCAACCTGACCGTGACGGAGATCTGCCATCTGGTCGGGTTCAGCAGCCTGGGCACCTTCTCCGCGAAGTTCAAGGCACGGACCGGGCTGTCACCGAGCGAGTACCGGGACAAGCACGTCGGACGCGGGGCGGCACTGATACCCGGCTGCTACGCGATGCTCTGGACAGGCGGCTTCCGGCAGCGGGACAGCAGCTCCGAAGAGCAGCGGGACAGCAGCTCCGAAGCGCAGCAGGACAGCAACTCTGAAGAAGCGCGCTGA